In one Nocardioides sp. NBC_00368 genomic region, the following are encoded:
- a CDS encoding long-chain-fatty-acid--CoA ligase, with the protein MLNLSILLEESARTYPDRDALVLGATRLTYSQVDAAANQVANLLVERGVEPGDKVALMCPNLPYFSIVYYGILKSGAVVVPLNVLLKAREVAYHLDDSDAKALFAFEGTAELPIGSEAKAGFDQVDACRELFVITADPAASSPIADTFAQAVAGRPTAFETVATDEDDTAVILYTSGTTGQPKGAELRHRNMRDNALASKDLFGCDVTRPDTYLCVLPLFHSFGQTVIQNGGFAFGGTVVMLPRFEPAPVIETMLRESVTVFAGVPTMYWGLLGALDSGTEVKTLAKNLRMAVSGGAALPVEIHREVEKRLGVTVAEGYGLSETSPVASFAPYGEAPRPGSIGKPIPGVSMKLIDPATWAEIEWTPDAIGEIAIKGHNVMKGYHQREKATAEVIDQDGWFRTGDLARRDEDGFYYIVDRSKDLIIRGGFNVYPREVEEILVTHPDVGLAAVIGVPHESHGEEIKAFVILQPGSTLTAADLVSWAKTQMASYKYPRLVEFVRSLPMTATGKILKRELARTSATASTARFRGGAATPVDS; encoded by the coding sequence ATGCTGAATCTGTCGATCCTGCTCGAGGAATCGGCCCGCACGTATCCCGACCGCGACGCCCTGGTCCTGGGCGCCACGCGCCTGACGTACAGCCAGGTGGACGCCGCGGCCAACCAGGTCGCGAACCTGCTCGTGGAACGCGGGGTCGAGCCCGGCGACAAGGTCGCCCTGATGTGTCCGAACCTGCCGTACTTCTCGATCGTCTACTACGGCATCCTCAAGTCCGGCGCCGTGGTCGTCCCGCTGAACGTACTGCTCAAGGCACGCGAGGTCGCCTACCACCTCGACGACTCCGACGCGAAGGCGTTGTTCGCCTTCGAGGGCACCGCGGAGCTGCCCATCGGCAGCGAGGCCAAGGCCGGTTTCGATCAGGTCGACGCCTGTCGGGAGCTCTTCGTCATCACCGCCGACCCGGCCGCGTCCTCGCCGATCGCGGACACCTTCGCCCAGGCCGTGGCCGGCCGGCCGACCGCCTTCGAGACAGTGGCCACGGACGAGGACGACACCGCCGTGATCCTCTACACCTCCGGAACGACCGGGCAGCCGAAGGGTGCCGAGCTGCGGCACCGCAACATGCGTGACAACGCGCTGGCGAGCAAGGATCTGTTCGGCTGCGACGTGACCCGGCCGGACACCTACCTGTGCGTACTGCCGCTGTTCCACTCCTTCGGCCAGACGGTCATCCAGAACGGTGGCTTCGCCTTCGGCGGAACCGTCGTGATGCTGCCCCGGTTCGAGCCGGCTCCCGTGATCGAGACGATGCTGAGGGAGTCGGTGACCGTCTTCGCAGGAGTGCCGACGATGTACTGGGGGTTGCTCGGAGCCCTCGACAGCGGCACCGAGGTGAAGACCCTGGCGAAGAACCTCCGCATGGCTGTCTCCGGAGGCGCCGCGCTTCCGGTCGAGATCCACCGCGAGGTCGAGAAGCGGCTCGGCGTGACGGTCGCAGAGGGGTACGGCCTGTCCGAGACGTCCCCGGTGGCGTCGTTCGCACCGTACGGCGAGGCGCCGCGCCCCGGCTCCATCGGCAAGCCGATCCCCGGCGTCTCGATGAAGCTGATCGACCCGGCCACCTGGGCGGAGATCGAGTGGACCCCGGATGCGATCGGCGAGATCGCGATCAAGGGTCACAACGTGATGAAGGGATACCACCAGCGCGAGAAGGCGACCGCCGAGGTGATCGATCAGGACGGCTGGTTCCGCACCGGCGACCTCGCCCGACGCGACGAGGACGGCTTCTACTACATCGTCGACCGGTCCAAGGACCTCATCATCAGGGGCGGGTTCAACGTCTATCCCCGCGAGGTCGAAGAGATCCTCGTGACGCACCCGGACGTCGGCCTGGCCGCGGTCATCGGCGTACCGCACGAGAGCCACGGCGAGGAGATCAAGGCATTCGTGATCCTTCAGCCGGGTTCCACCCTCACCGCAGCCGACCTCGTCTCCTGGGCCAAGACCCAGATGGCCTCCTACAAGTACCCGCGCCTCGTCGAGTTCGTTCGCAGTCTGCCGATGACCGCCACCGGCAAGATCCTCAAGCGTGAGCTGGCGCGGACGAGCGCGACGGCTTCGACCGCAAGGTTCCGGGGTGGTGCTGCAACCCCCGTCGACTCATGA
- a CDS encoding acyl-CoA dehydrogenase family protein, translated as MMPTTQNPVRQADRLYRDLLSPSETLEVRDRVRKIAADVVAPAARQIANGDERVDGFPREVFDGLAAADLFRVPFSAEVGGEGLEHPVTATAVAIEELAYHSSSIAAVFDVHCILAGNVLTHGTPDQQQRWLRPVADGSLVGAFATTEPAASSDLSPQAVQTVAVRHGDTWVLNGRKRWISNSPVAGFIVTLARTEDRLSMFIVDTSLPGVRVGEPDQKMGNRGQLTADVWFEDVELTDDDLLGGAPGQGLRHALATLTLGRIGIAAAGVGMAQAAFDHAVGHLKSREAFGRKLGANQHWQFLMAERATEIENARTLYLKAALRRDAGEIFPEPEASMAKFYGSRLAVDMARDAIQAFGGLGFARELSADATPGPVEAIYRDSKIGEIYEGTNEILKWVVARTIFGKEITG; from the coding sequence ATGATGCCCACCACCCAGAACCCCGTCCGCCAGGCGGACCGGCTCTACCGCGACCTGCTCTCCCCCTCCGAGACCCTCGAGGTCCGCGACCGCGTGCGGAAGATCGCCGCTGACGTGGTGGCGCCGGCCGCACGTCAGATCGCCAACGGCGACGAGCGCGTCGACGGCTTCCCCCGCGAGGTCTTCGACGGCCTCGCCGCCGCCGACCTCTTCCGGGTGCCCTTCTCCGCCGAGGTCGGCGGCGAGGGGCTGGAGCACCCCGTCACCGCGACGGCGGTGGCGATCGAGGAGCTCGCCTACCACTCCAGCAGCATCGCGGCCGTCTTCGACGTCCACTGCATCCTCGCGGGCAACGTGCTCACCCACGGCACGCCGGATCAGCAGCAGCGGTGGCTGCGACCGGTCGCCGACGGCAGCCTCGTCGGCGCCTTCGCGACCACCGAGCCCGCCGCCTCCTCCGACCTGAGCCCGCAGGCGGTGCAGACCGTCGCGGTCCGGCACGGCGACACCTGGGTGCTCAACGGTCGCAAGCGCTGGATCTCCAACTCCCCCGTCGCCGGGTTCATCGTCACCCTCGCCCGCACCGAGGACCGACTCTCGATGTTCATCGTCGACACCTCGCTGCCCGGCGTACGGGTGGGCGAGCCGGACCAGAAGATGGGCAACCGTGGCCAGCTCACCGCCGACGTCTGGTTCGAGGACGTCGAGCTGACCGACGACGACCTCCTCGGCGGCGCGCCCGGACAGGGCCTTCGCCACGCCCTCGCCACCCTGACCCTCGGCCGCATCGGCATCGCCGCGGCCGGTGTCGGGATGGCACAGGCGGCCTTCGACCACGCCGTCGGGCACCTCAAGTCGCGGGAGGCGTTCGGCCGCAAGCTGGGCGCCAACCAGCACTGGCAGTTCCTGATGGCCGAGCGCGCCACCGAGATCGAGAACGCCCGCACCCTCTACCTCAAGGCAGCGCTGCGCCGAGACGCCGGCGAGATCTTCCCCGAGCCGGAGGCCTCGATGGCCAAGTTCTACGGCAGCCGCCTCGCGGTCGACATGGCCCGCGACGCCATCCAGGCCTTCGGGGGCCTCGGCTTCGCCCGCGAGCTCAGCGCTGACGCGACACCGGGACCGGTCGAGGCGATCTACCGCGACAGCAAGATCGGCGAGATCTACGAGGGCACCAACGAGATCCTCAAGTGGGTCGTCGCCCGCACCATCTTCGGCAAGGAGATCACCGGATGA
- a CDS encoding flavin monoamine oxidase family protein has product MSASPELREETHEVVVIGAGIAGLMAATTLADHDVVVLEASDRAGGRVDTVRKGDYWINVGTQFTEGTGPLIEALHRHRVPLGTLEGKSVALHLGGKQVDTSNPFALMFRSKMTWPDRCGLAMVGTRILANVPFLEMSEHNRWANRVRARLDRRRADFVLRGVSSDLTREMVRSWSGQWMGCEPEETAARQFVFSMGILLTDPEKVPNLTLPEGGNQTLTDILAEDLGDRIRLSSPVNTVEWTGDGVVVDYQDADGPARLRARRAVVAVPADVAVKIMPGLPAAYRRAFESIHYGRYVVVGFFTHEDGEPQRWDDFLAVSTPGRSFQAIFNHAAAVRRGDVRKPGGALACFAGGAEADKLFELTDEEIVARFTADLLAVYPELEGKVDAGILRRHPRVVPFWGPGGRASLETLKQNLGPVHLAGDYALDMPSLADAAASGEQAAHKVLASL; this is encoded by the coding sequence ATGTCCGCATCACCTGAGCTCCGCGAGGAGACCCATGAGGTCGTCGTGATCGGCGCCGGCATCGCCGGCCTGATGGCCGCGACCACGCTCGCCGACCATGACGTCGTCGTCCTCGAGGCGTCCGACCGTGCGGGCGGCCGCGTCGACACCGTCCGCAAGGGCGACTACTGGATCAACGTCGGCACCCAGTTCACCGAGGGCACAGGTCCGCTGATCGAAGCCCTCCACCGGCACCGGGTCCCGCTCGGGACCCTGGAGGGCAAGTCGGTCGCCCTGCACCTGGGCGGCAAGCAGGTCGACACCTCCAACCCCTTCGCCCTGATGTTCCGGTCGAAGATGACCTGGCCCGACCGCTGCGGTCTCGCCATGGTCGGTACGCGCATCCTGGCGAACGTGCCGTTCCTCGAGATGAGCGAGCACAACCGCTGGGCCAACCGCGTCCGCGCCAGGCTCGACCGCCGGCGCGCGGACTTCGTCCTGCGGGGCGTCTCCTCCGACCTCACCCGCGAGATGGTGCGGTCCTGGTCGGGTCAGTGGATGGGCTGCGAGCCCGAGGAGACCGCCGCCCGGCAGTTCGTCTTCTCCATGGGCATCCTGCTCACCGACCCGGAGAAGGTGCCGAACCTGACACTGCCGGAGGGCGGCAACCAGACGCTGACCGACATCCTCGCCGAGGACCTCGGCGACAGGATCCGGCTCAGCTCACCGGTGAACACCGTGGAGTGGACCGGTGACGGTGTGGTCGTCGACTACCAGGACGCGGACGGGCCCGCCCGCCTGCGGGCGCGCCGGGCGGTCGTGGCGGTGCCCGCGGACGTCGCGGTCAAGATCATGCCCGGGCTGCCGGCGGCGTACCGGAGAGCCTTCGAGTCGATCCACTACGGCCGCTACGTGGTGGTGGGCTTCTTCACCCACGAGGACGGCGAGCCACAGCGCTGGGACGACTTCCTCGCCGTCTCGACCCCGGGTCGCTCGTTCCAGGCGATCTTCAACCACGCCGCCGCCGTACGCCGCGGGGACGTCCGCAAGCCCGGCGGCGCGCTGGCGTGCTTCGCGGGCGGAGCCGAGGCCGACAAGCTCTTCGAGCTCACCGACGAGGAGATCGTCGCGCGGTTCACCGCGGACCTCCTCGCGGTCTACCCCGAGCTCGAGGGCAAGGTCGACGCGGGCATCCTCCGTCGGCATCCGCGGGTCGTGCCGTTCTGGGGACCCGGCGGCCGGGCGTCGCTCGAGACCCTCAAGCAGAACCTCGGGCCGGTCCATCTCGCCGGCGACTACGCCCTCGACATGCCCTCGCTGGCCGACGCCGCCGCCTCCGGCGAGCAGGCCGCGCACAAGGTGCTGGCGAGCCTCTAG
- a CDS encoding flavin-containing monooxygenase, with the protein MNQTIATEYADIVVIGAGLSGIGVAKHLTEAFPDKDFLLLEARASVGGTWDLFRYPGIRSDDSVHTYGYDFKPWLHKEAIAGGDLIREYMEETVDEFGLDKILRLGHKVTAADWSSEDAEWTLHVTVTDDAGNESGKVVRTKFVFSGTGYYNHDEGFEPRFEGRDDFRGDILHPQHWPEDYDYSGKRVVIIGSGATAVTMLPAMLTGDGAAAHVTMLQRTPSYVASMPKVDKIAQWLLKVFGNKVGYALTRFKNIWRDHLLVTVLVRYPRFGRKLLRSMTAKELPKGFDVDTHFAPPYNPWEQRLCACPDGDFFKAIRDGSADVVTDQIERFVPEGIELVSGKKLEADIIVTATGLVMQMLGGIQPTVDGAPVTMAERVLYRGSLISGVPNWAMMLGFTKATWTLRIRNVARLAIEVIREMDEKGYDIALPVAPEGMPTQGLFDLSAGYMQRARAELPRQGTGLPWQMHTTFVKDNRLFKGNLLHEDIHFSEKASAPYLTSVEVAS; encoded by the coding sequence ATGAACCAGACCATCGCGACGGAGTACGCCGACATCGTCGTCATCGGCGCCGGCCTCTCCGGCATCGGCGTGGCCAAGCACCTGACCGAGGCCTTTCCCGACAAGGACTTCCTCCTGCTCGAGGCCCGCGCCTCGGTCGGCGGCACCTGGGACCTCTTCCGGTATCCGGGCATCCGCTCGGACGACTCGGTGCACACCTACGGCTACGACTTCAAGCCGTGGCTGCACAAGGAGGCGATCGCCGGGGGCGACCTGATCCGTGAGTACATGGAGGAGACGGTCGACGAGTTCGGCCTCGACAAGATCCTTCGCCTCGGTCACAAGGTGACGGCCGCCGACTGGTCCAGCGAGGACGCGGAGTGGACCCTGCACGTGACCGTGACCGACGACGCGGGCAATGAGTCCGGGAAGGTCGTGCGGACCAAGTTCGTCTTCAGCGGCACGGGCTACTACAACCACGACGAGGGCTTCGAGCCGCGGTTCGAGGGCCGCGATGACTTCCGGGGCGACATCCTCCACCCGCAGCACTGGCCCGAGGACTACGACTACAGCGGCAAGCGCGTGGTGATCATCGGCAGCGGCGCGACCGCCGTGACGATGCTGCCCGCGATGCTGACCGGTGATGGCGCAGCCGCCCACGTCACCATGCTGCAGCGCACCCCGAGCTACGTCGCCTCGATGCCCAAGGTGGACAAGATCGCCCAGTGGCTCTTGAAGGTCTTCGGCAACAAGGTCGGCTACGCCCTCACCCGCTTCAAGAACATCTGGCGCGACCACCTCCTCGTGACGGTGCTCGTCAGGTACCCGCGATTCGGACGCAAGCTCCTGCGCAGCATGACCGCCAAGGAGCTGCCGAAGGGATTCGACGTCGACACCCACTTCGCGCCGCCTTATAACCCGTGGGAGCAGCGCCTGTGCGCTTGTCCCGACGGCGACTTCTTCAAGGCGATCCGCGACGGGAGCGCCGATGTCGTGACCGACCAGATCGAGCGGTTCGTCCCCGAGGGCATCGAGCTGGTGTCGGGCAAGAAGCTCGAGGCCGACATCATCGTCACGGCGACCGGACTGGTCATGCAGATGCTGGGCGGCATCCAGCCGACCGTGGACGGCGCCCCGGTCACGATGGCGGAGCGGGTGCTCTACCGCGGGTCCCTGATCTCCGGCGTGCCCAACTGGGCGATGATGCTCGGCTTCACGAAGGCGACCTGGACCCTGCGCATCCGCAACGTCGCCCGCCTCGCCATCGAGGTGATCCGCGAGATGGACGAGAAGGGCTACGACATCGCCCTGCCCGTCGCGCCGGAGGGCATGCCCACACAGGGCCTGTTCGACCTCTCGGCCGGTTACATGCAGCGGGCCCGGGCCGAGCTCCCGCGTCAGGGCACCGGCCTCCCGTGGCAGATGCACACGACCTTCGTCAAGGACAACCGACTCTTCAAGGGGAACCTGCTCCACGAGGACATCCACTTCTCCGAGAAGGCCTCGGCCCCGTATCTGACCAGCGTCGAGGTGGCCTCATGA
- a CDS encoding glutamine synthetase family protein, with protein MSELAQARKAVRLEATNHEGSLLGKNVSPQKFEAGKKTGFAFADILFAIDLNNEIVLGDAFPDWRGNIYDIQMVPDMSTLVEWKPGLDSVIGDYWLKDGTPVPICPRNLVRKLVTRLAGHGYAATVAVEIEATLFEESVQEARARGYRDLTPLGGSTGATYHLARSSDWVAYMEAVVERLDHVGIGWEAWTDEAAPGQTELNLAPTDPVRLADSWARTRQVMREVAHELGHTVSFMAKPTAGFGQGAHINISLQSDGVNQFFAEDGPSPLMRHAVGGLLATMEGNTSIAFPQITSYRRLVDLTGPPTTVSWGVNNKTAAVRAITCHPRYSRLEYRLPGADVNPYLALAGVLAGVLAGIERRIDPPEEVTDMAWCLPESCGVRRIPDTMSKAGAALDADPLLREYLGDEFVDFWVASRRWEWMEFHTKGGDPFVELSAWESQRYFEFP; from the coding sequence ATGTCTGAGCTCGCCCAAGCCCGCAAGGCCGTACGCCTCGAGGCCACCAACCACGAGGGCAGCCTCCTGGGCAAGAACGTCTCGCCGCAGAAGTTCGAGGCCGGCAAGAAGACCGGCTTCGCCTTCGCCGACATCCTGTTCGCCATCGACCTCAACAACGAGATCGTCCTCGGCGACGCCTTTCCGGACTGGCGGGGCAACATCTACGACATCCAGATGGTCCCGGACATGTCGACCCTCGTGGAGTGGAAGCCCGGCCTGGACTCGGTGATCGGGGACTACTGGCTCAAGGACGGCACGCCCGTACCGATCTGTCCGCGCAACCTCGTGCGGAAGCTGGTGACCCGGCTGGCAGGCCACGGGTACGCAGCCACCGTCGCCGTCGAGATCGAGGCGACCCTTTTCGAGGAGTCGGTCCAGGAGGCGCGTGCGCGCGGCTACCGCGACCTCACGCCGCTCGGCGGCAGCACCGGGGCGACGTACCACCTCGCCCGGTCGAGCGACTGGGTCGCCTACATGGAGGCTGTCGTGGAGCGGCTCGACCACGTCGGTATCGGATGGGAGGCATGGACCGACGAGGCGGCGCCCGGCCAGACCGAGCTCAACCTCGCGCCGACCGACCCGGTCCGGCTCGCCGACAGCTGGGCCCGCACCCGGCAGGTGATGCGCGAGGTGGCCCACGAGCTGGGTCACACCGTCTCGTTCATGGCCAAGCCCACCGCGGGCTTCGGCCAGGGCGCGCACATCAACATCTCGCTCCAGAGCGACGGCGTGAACCAGTTCTTCGCCGAGGACGGCCCATCGCCGCTGATGCGGCACGCGGTCGGCGGGTTGCTCGCCACCATGGAGGGCAACACCTCGATCGCGTTCCCCCAGATCACCTCCTACCGCCGGCTCGTCGATCTCACCGGGCCGCCGACCACGGTCAGCTGGGGAGTCAACAACAAGACCGCGGCGGTGCGTGCGATCACCTGCCACCCCAGGTACTCCCGGCTCGAGTACCGGCTGCCGGGCGCCGACGTGAACCCCTACCTCGCCCTGGCCGGCGTGCTGGCGGGCGTGCTCGCCGGCATCGAGCGACGCATCGATCCGCCGGAGGAGGTCACGGACATGGCCTGGTGTCTGCCCGAGAGCTGTGGCGTACGCCGGATCCCCGACACCATGTCGAAAGCCGGGGCCGCGCTCGACGCCGATCCGCTGCTGCGGGAGTACCTCGGCGACGAGTTCGTGGACTTCTGGGTCGCTTCGCGCCGATGGGAGTGGATGGAGTTCCACACCAAGGGTGGCGATCCGTTCGTCGAGCTCTCCGCGTGGGAGTCCCAGCGATACTTCGAGTTCCCGTGA
- a CDS encoding APC family permease: MTTSSPTPGGPVAPVDAPPVAGLDRGHLSRNQLVGLALASYVPPVGLASVPALVLVTAGNGSWLGALIAAVATSLVGLSVITFARRYVVTGSLYSYIPHVFGAWARILVGATLFLGYVAQIGAIAFLVGLFSGSFLLSLGFEASFDIGVQMLIYSAAVLIAGTIAYRGLDTSVRTAVTLAVVSVPLMLVITMAAAARAGLDLGAQLSLEGATPSGIFQGVAAGAVFLVGFESSTALAAETRDARRSVPLAVMCVPVGLGALYVVATLLQVPALVAASDALAAGTSPAAALAVEGGLGSTVASATDLVLAVATFAALIGFVNYGSRFVATLAADGLLPARAGRIHSRHRSPAAAVVTICVLGLGAILVMVALNPDNIVGVYNSVATLIVYFWVVPYLLISAGALRLLSREGRLGPIAVVGAALGAAAMAWMYLNGLVNPPAPPLDAMSYVAVVAVAVVFVAFLAVDRLGRRRRAAHQQTHH, from the coding sequence ATGACGACCAGCAGCCCAACCCCCGGCGGGCCGGTCGCACCGGTGGACGCTCCTCCGGTCGCCGGCCTCGACCGGGGCCACCTCAGCCGCAACCAGCTCGTCGGGCTGGCGCTGGCTTCGTACGTCCCGCCCGTCGGGCTGGCCTCGGTCCCGGCTCTGGTGTTGGTCACCGCCGGCAACGGCAGCTGGCTCGGGGCGCTGATCGCCGCTGTCGCGACGAGTCTCGTCGGCCTCTCGGTCATCACCTTCGCCCGGCGCTACGTCGTCACCGGATCGCTCTACTCCTACATCCCGCACGTCTTCGGCGCTTGGGCACGCATCCTGGTGGGTGCGACTCTCTTCCTCGGCTACGTCGCGCAGATCGGCGCGATCGCGTTCCTGGTCGGCCTCTTCTCCGGCAGCTTCCTGCTCTCCCTCGGCTTCGAGGCGAGCTTCGACATCGGCGTACAGATGCTGATCTACAGCGCCGCCGTGCTGATCGCCGGCACCATCGCCTACCGGGGTCTGGACACCTCGGTCCGCACCGCGGTCACGCTGGCCGTCGTCTCCGTGCCGCTGATGCTGGTCATCACCATGGCCGCGGCCGCGCGCGCGGGCCTCGACCTCGGTGCCCAACTGTCCCTCGAGGGAGCCACCCCGAGCGGCATCTTCCAAGGGGTCGCCGCCGGCGCCGTGTTTCTCGTCGGCTTCGAGAGCAGCACGGCGCTCGCCGCCGAGACCCGCGATGCCCGACGCTCCGTGCCGCTCGCCGTGATGTGCGTGCCGGTCGGCCTGGGTGCGCTGTACGTGGTGGCAACCCTGCTTCAGGTGCCCGCCCTCGTCGCCGCGAGCGACGCACTGGCGGCCGGCACCTCTCCCGCTGCCGCCCTGGCCGTCGAGGGCGGGCTCGGCAGCACGGTGGCCAGCGCGACCGACCTGGTGCTCGCGGTCGCGACGTTCGCGGCCCTCATCGGGTTCGTCAACTACGGCTCGCGCTTCGTCGCGACCCTCGCAGCCGACGGCCTCCTTCCCGCGCGCGCCGGCCGGATCCACTCACGCCACCGCAGCCCCGCGGCCGCCGTCGTCACGATCTGCGTCCTCGGGCTGGGGGCGATCCTGGTCATGGTCGCCCTCAACCCCGACAACATCGTCGGCGTCTACAACTCGGTCGCGACGCTCATCGTCTACTTCTGGGTCGTCCCCTACCTGCTCATCAGCGCGGGCGCGCTTCGGCTGCTCAGCCGCGAGGGACGGCTCGGTCCGATCGCCGTCGTCGGCGCGGCCCTGGGCGCGGCGGCCATGGCCTGGATGTACCTCAACGGGCTCGTCAATCCGCCCGCCCCGCCGCTCGACGCGATGTCGTACGTCGCGGTCGTGGCCGTCGCCGTGGTGTTCGTGGCGTTCCTCGCCGTCGACCGACTCGGCCGCCGCCGTCGTGCCGCCCATCAGCAGACCCATCACTGA
- a CDS encoding alpha/beta hydrolase, with protein sequence MSAEHFTSSQRFQRAFLVFLSRLPASLQRMLARPAINTSGDSMAPDVALLMKLGESGPDYSDLPPAEARATTERDLMLFASRIEPCAVEEEIAVSDEVQLTRYSNGTPSRGLILFFHGGGFVIGSRASYTAPARMLAHGTGADVVSVEYRLAPDAPFPAAQDDAVVAWRHVVEHAAAWGVDPHRIVVAGESAGGNIAAVLCQQVRGETVQPMAQVLIQPVTDLVEHRPSQDEFAGSPALSAKQVAWFVQNYLPEGTDPADPRVSPYRAASLAGLPPAIVNLAGFDPLHDDGTAYATALLEAGVPVEVTREAGLVHGYISYTAVSPTCRKATERLVASVAAALDRAEHTATKAS encoded by the coding sequence ATGAGCGCAGAACACTTCACGTCGAGCCAGCGCTTCCAGAGAGCCTTCCTCGTCTTCCTGAGCCGTCTGCCCGCGAGCCTGCAGCGGATGCTGGCGCGACCGGCGATCAACACGTCGGGCGACAGCATGGCGCCCGACGTCGCCCTGTTGATGAAGCTCGGCGAGTCCGGGCCGGACTACAGCGACCTTCCTCCCGCCGAGGCCCGGGCCACGACGGAGCGCGACCTGATGCTCTTCGCGTCCCGTATCGAGCCCTGCGCCGTCGAGGAGGAGATCGCGGTCTCGGACGAGGTCCAGCTCACCCGCTACAGCAACGGCACCCCGTCGCGAGGGCTGATCCTCTTCTTCCACGGTGGTGGCTTCGTGATCGGCAGCCGCGCGAGCTACACCGCGCCGGCGCGCATGCTGGCGCACGGCACCGGGGCCGACGTCGTGTCGGTCGAGTACCGCCTGGCGCCGGACGCCCCGTTCCCGGCCGCGCAGGACGACGCGGTCGTGGCCTGGCGCCACGTCGTCGAGCACGCTGCGGCCTGGGGCGTGGACCCGCACCGCATCGTCGTCGCCGGTGAGAGCGCCGGTGGCAACATCGCCGCCGTCCTGTGCCAGCAGGTGCGCGGCGAGACGGTGCAGCCCATGGCCCAGGTGCTCATCCAGCCGGTGACAGACCTGGTGGAGCACCGACCCTCGCAGGACGAGTTCGCCGGATCGCCCGCCCTGTCTGCCAAGCAGGTCGCCTGGTTCGTCCAGAACTACCTGCCGGAGGGGACCGACCCTGCGGACCCGCGGGTCTCGCCGTACCGGGCCGCCAGCCTGGCCGGGCTTCCGCCAGCGATCGTCAACCTGGCCGGGTTCGACCCGCTCCACGACGACGGAACGGCATATGCGACCGCGCTGCTCGAGGCCGGCGTACCGGTCGAGGTCACGCGCGAGGCCGGTCTGGTGCACGGCTACATCTCCTACACCGCGGTCAGCCCGACCTGCCGGAAGGCAACCGAGCGACTCGTCGCCTCGGTCGCGGCGGCGCTCGACCGCGCCGAACACACCGCTACGAAAGCGAGCTGA
- a CDS encoding SDR family oxidoreductase, whose translation MSLAGRTLLMSGGSRGIGLAIAVAAARRGADVALLAKTDTPDPRLSGTIHTAAAEIEAAGGGALAVVGDVRDEGSVEAAVAKTVERFGGIDIVVNNASALAVDGTDTLTMKRFDLMTGIQLRGTYLLTSKALPYLRKGTDPHILSLSPPLNLSPAWLGAHPAYTMAKYGMTLLTLGWAAELAEHGVAANCLWPETYIATDAVRNILGGDAAVDRSRSPQIVADAAMAILERRAGECSGNTFLDVEVLRDAGVTDLSPYGGTGDLEYDIFVDRPH comes from the coding sequence ATGAGCCTCGCCGGACGCACCCTGCTCATGTCGGGCGGCAGCCGTGGCATCGGTCTGGCGATCGCCGTCGCAGCCGCACGGCGCGGCGCCGATGTGGCCCTGCTGGCCAAGACCGACACCCCCGATCCCCGCCTGTCGGGCACCATCCACACCGCCGCCGCGGAGATCGAGGCCGCCGGAGGCGGCGCGCTCGCGGTCGTGGGCGACGTACGCGATGAGGGATCGGTCGAAGCGGCCGTCGCCAAGACCGTCGAGCGGTTCGGCGGCATCGACATCGTGGTCAACAACGCCTCCGCACTCGCCGTCGACGGCACCGACACCCTGACCATGAAGCGGTTCGACCTGATGACGGGCATCCAGCTGCGCGGCACCTATCTGCTGACCAGCAAGGCACTGCCGTACCTGCGCAAGGGCACCGACCCGCACATCCTCTCGCTCAGCCCGCCGCTCAACCTCTCCCCCGCCTGGCTCGGCGCCCACCCGGCGTACACGATGGCCAAGTACGGGATGACGCTGCTGACCCTCGGGTGGGCGGCGGAGCTCGCGGAGCACGGCGTAGCCGCCAACTGCCTGTGGCCGGAGACCTACATCGCCACCGACGCCGTGCGCAACATCCTCGGTGGCGACGCCGCCGTGGATCGGTCGCGCTCACCACAGATCGTGGCGGATGCCGCCATGGCGATCCTCGAGCGGCGGGCCGGCGAGTGCTCGGGCAACACGTTCCTCGACGTCGAGGTGCTCCGCGACGCCGGAGTCACCGACCTCTCGCCCTACGGCGGGACCGGCGACCTCGAGTACGACATCTTCGTCGACCGGCCGCACTGA